The following coding sequences lie in one Spinacia oleracea cultivar Varoflay chromosome 1, BTI_SOV_V1, whole genome shotgun sequence genomic window:
- the LOC110795888 gene encoding uncharacterized protein, with product MAAEFDNGRSSSSSYVQSRDNNNNNNNLQLDFYHGGKNTWNEGRSYSLDHQNTGNDNNVFENKLKKSKTISNSKVWCFSDPEFKRKKRVASYRAYTVEGKVKGSFKKSFNWIKDKLLYGFW from the coding sequence ATGGCTGCTGAATTTGATAATGGAagatcatcgtcatcatcataTGTGCAGAGTagggataataataataataataataatttgcaGCTTGATTTTTACCATGGGGGTAAAAATACGTGGAACGAGGGAAGAAGTTACAGTTTAGATCATCAGAACACTGGTAATGATAATAATGTTTTTGAGAATAAGCTGAAGAAGTCGAAAACCATATCGAATTCGAAGGTTTGGTGTTTTAGTGATCCAGAATTCAAGAGGAAGAAAAGGGTTGCAAGTTATAGAGCTTATACTGTTGAAGGTAAAGTCAAAGGCTCTTTTAAGAAGAGCTTCAATTGGATTAAGGACAAATtgctctatggattttggtaa
- the LOC130465646 gene encoding uncharacterized protein, translating to MTTIDPTSHLYLHPSDGSHFATIEKLQGSSNYRSWKRSMEIALASKRKLGFVTGAYKKDTDDAVKAEHWETCNSMVISWIIGTVSESIKKSVMFLNSSAQIWKQLDQRLSLTNGSRKYKLNRDLYETKQMGKPISDYYTTMTGLWEELESLNDFPPITNVTTEINAFIQALTKQQEEQKLFQFLNGIDDHYGPQRSQLLMMTPLPSVETACSCLQQEESQRELFINVKEEAEGLAMFSKGDDTSCSACGKPGHSREVCWSVVGYPSWHAKNKPQTKSTYKGKGRMQGGQSKWNKGKQSGGNQKIAANAQESGSST from the coding sequence ATGACCACCATAGATCCAACAAGCCACTTGTACCTTCACCCATCTGATGGAAGCCACTTTGCAACCATAGAGAAGCTCCAAGGATCTTCAAACTACAGATCTTGGAAGCGTTCCATGGAAATTGCATTAGCTTCAAAAAGAAAGCTTGGCTTTGTCACAGGGGCATATAAGAAGGACACTGATGATGCTGTGAAGGCTGAACATTGGGAAACTTGTAATAGCATGGTTATATCATGGATCATTGGGACTGTTTCTGAGTCAATAAAGAAATCAGTTATGTTCCTGAATAGCTCTGCTCAAATATGGAAACAGCTAGATCAAAGGCTGTCCTTGACTAATGGGTCAAGGAAATACAAGCTCAATAGAGACTTGTATGAAACCAAACAAATGGGAAAGCCCATTAGTGATTACTACACAACCATGACAGGGTTATGGGAAGAACTGGAATCACTGAATGATTTCCCCCCTATCACTAATGTAACAACAGAAATCAATGCTTTTATACAAGCTTTGACAAAACAGCAAGAAGAGCAGAAGTTGTTTCAGTTTTTGAATGGTATAGATGATCACTATGGACCTCAGAGAAGCCAACTCCTCATGATGACACCCCTCCCTTCTGTAGAAACAGCTTGTAGTTGTCTGCAACAAGAGGAATCACAGAGAGAGCTATTCATAAATGTCAAGGAGGAAGCTGAAGGTCTGGCAATGTTCAGTAAAGGAGATGACACTTCATGTTCAGCATGTGGAAAGCCAGGTCATAGCAGAGAAGTGTGTTGGTCAGTGGTTGGCTATCCAAGCTGGCATGCCAAGAACAAACCACAAACCAAGAGCACATACAAAGGAAAAGGAAGAATGCAGGGTGGTCAATCTAAATGGAACAAGGGAAAACAATCTGGTGGTAACCAGAAAATTGCAGCCAATGCTCAAGAAAGTGGCTCAAGCACATGA
- the LOC110795879 gene encoding probable magnesium transporter NIPA9, translating into MWEAVLLTLAATAGNNIGKVLQKKGTLILPPLSFKLKVIRTYAFNRAWVAGFLMDIGGALLMLRALSLAPVSVIQPVSGCGLAILSIFSHFYLKELMNVVDWLGIALAGIGTIGIGAGGEEQNTSPISIFHLPWLAFFVVIVFVILNGWLRIYRRQRREQELMQSEVVEEIIYGLESGILFGMAAVISKLGFMFLEQGFSTMFLPLSVAISICCSGTGFVYQTRGLKHGRAIVVSTCAAVASIVTGVLAGMFALGEHLPTAPGARLLLLLGWLLIILGVIMLVSSTRLVRFVPWSVKRTGRGGLEKSFSGKQPGLVRTRDPNPSAVIHTNTLHHLLTSPTKEKP; encoded by the exons atgtgGGAAGCAGTGCTTCTAACGTTAGCGGCAACGGCCGGCAACAACATCGGCAAAGTCCTGCAAAAGAAAGGCACCCTCATTTTACCCCCTCTTTCTTTCAAGCTCAAG GTGATCAGGACATATGCGTTCAATAGAGCTTGGGTTGCAGGCTTTCTGATGGATATTGGTGGTGCACTTTTGATGTTGAGGGCATTATCTCTTGCTCCA GTATCTGTCATCCAACCTGTTTCTGGATGTGGACTTGCTATACTTTCCATTTTCTCCCATTTTTACTTGAAggagcttatgaatgttgtaGATTGGCTGGGAATCGCATTGGCTGGCATTGGTACAATAG GAATTGGTGCTGGAGGCGAGGAGCAAAACACTTCTCCTATCTCTATCTTCCACCTTCCTTGGCTAGCTTTTTTCGTTGTCATCGTGTTT GTAATCCTGAATGGGTGGCTTCGTATCTACAGACGACAACGAAGAGAACAAGAATTG ATGCAATCTGAAGTTGTTGAGGAAATAATATACGGTCTGGAGTCTGGCATTCTGTTTGG GATGGCGGCTGTCATATCAAAACTAGGATTTATGTTTTTGGAGCAGGGTTTTTCGACGATGTTTCTTCCACTTAGTGTGGCAATAAGTATATGTTGTAGTGGCACAGGATTTGTTTACCAG ACGAGGGGTTTGAAGCATGGCAGGGCTATAGTGGTTTCCACGTGTGCTGCTGTAGCATCAATTGTGACAGGTGTACTTGCTGGCATGTTTGCTTTGGGTGAGCACTTGCCTACTGCTCCAGGAGCCCGTCTCTTGCTGTTGCTTGGATG GTTACTTATAATATTGGGGGTGATTATGTTGGTGAGCTCAACAAGGTTAGTGCGTTTCGTTCCATGGTCAGTGAAGCGTACTGGGCGAGGTGGGTTGGAGAAGAGCTTCAGTGGGAAGCAACCCGGGTTAGTACGAACGAGGGATCCAAACCCTAGTGCCGTAATTCATACTAACACTTTGCATCATTTGTTAACTTCCCCAACAAAGGAGAAGCcatga